A single Salmo salar chromosome ssa19, Ssal_v3.1, whole genome shotgun sequence DNA region contains:
- the mfsd1l gene encoding major facilitator superfamily domain-containing protein 1 — MAQPAEKAYYRFLVLFFNCLLTFGSYFCFDIPSVLQDQFQGNLTCANTTVINGTVDCVEGLGMTPQEYNLLYAIYAWTNAVVVIMAGFLIDKLGNRFGVFLFSFLCVLGSAIFALGSHFKGTAYLLPLMLTGRLLFGSGNGSLTIVQNRITAFWFRGKELALAFGLTLAFSRLGSVLNFFLTQRFQAQYGMQWTLWGGAFLCVLGFMSAITVSALDKVGMKQLGLDGAIQEESRKVRFQDVKLLSLRYWLLVLTIMFFYNGIFPFIADASKFIQDKYSDYNQKEAAYIAGAVYDSSLVLSATVGILIDNVGLRGVFAVACAVLTLPVFGLLAFTFVPPLVSTIWLGVTYSFAAASMWPSIPLVVPQATLGTAMGLATSVQMVGIGISNLVVGQILGTKSSDAKIPLWRWQQMMVFMLANTIACIVTSVVLNIVDHRQGGILNKTTKRSGSPPPSGPSDRDPLVEGEEGQNEEGAVRSPSNSS, encoded by the exons ATGGCGCAGCCGGCAGAGAAAG CATACTACCGCTTTCTGGTATTGTTCTTCAACTGTCTGCTCACGTTTGGCTCCTACTTCTGCTTCGACATCCCTAGTGTCCTCCAGGACCAGTTCCAAGGG AATTTGACGTGTGCCAATACAACAGTGATCAATGGGACAGTGGACTGTGTGGAGGGACTGGGGATGACCCCTCAGGAGTATAATCTGCTCTATGCCATCTATGCCTGGAC TAATGCAGTGGTGGTTATAATGGCTGGGTTCCTTATTGACAAACTAGGCAACCGCT ttggtgtcttcctcttctccttcctgtGTGTGCTGGGGTCAGCCATCTTTGCTCTGGGTTCTCACTTCAAAGGAACAGCCTACCTGCTCCCTCTCATGCTCACTGGCCGTTTGCTGTTTGGCTCTGGCAATGGATCACTCACCA TTGTCCAGAACCGGATTACAGCGTTCTGGTTCCGGGGGAAGGAGCTGGCCCTGGCGTTTGGCCTGACCCTGGCCTTTTCCCGCCTGGGCTCCGTCCTCAACTTCTTCCTCACCCAGAGGTTCCAGGCCCAGTACGGCATGCAGTGGACCCTATGGGGAG GTGCCTTCCTGTGTGTGCTGGGCTTCATGTCTGCCATCACGGTCAGTGCCCTGGACAAGGTGGGCATGAAGCAGCTGGGACTGGATGGGGCCATTCAGGAAGAGTCACGCAAAGTG AGGTTTCAGGACGTGAAGCTGCTCTCTCTCAGATACTGGCTGTTGGTTCTCACCATCATGTTCTTCTACAACGGCATCTTTCCCTTCATAGCTGACGCCAG TAAGTTCATACAAGACAAGTACAGTGACTACAACCAGAAAGAGGCAGCCTACATCGCTGGTGCAGTATATGACAGCTCCCTAGTCCTCTCTGCCACTGTCGGAATTCTCATC gaCAACGTGGGGTTGCGTGGGGTCTTTGCTGTGGCCTGTGCTGTCCTCACGCTGCCTGTCTTCGGCCTCCTGGCCTTCACTTTCGTCCCCCCTCTGGTATCCACCATTTGGCTGGGGGTCACCTACTCCTTCGCTGCT GCAAGCATGTGGCCCTCTATTCCCCTGGTGGTCCCTCAGGCAACTCTGGGGACAGCTATGGGTCTTGCCACCTCAGTACAGATGGTGGGAATTGGCATATCCAACCTTGTCGTTGGCCAGATCTTGGGAACCAAGTCAAG TGACGCTAAGATCCCACTGTGGCGCTGGCAGCAGATGATGGTTTTCATGTTGGCCAACACCATCGCCTGCATCGTCACCTCTGTGGTGCTCAACATCGTGGACCACCGCCAG GGTGGGATTCTGAATAAGACAACCAAGAGATCTGGCTCCCCGCCCCCCAGCGGACCTTCAGACAGAGACCCTCtcgtggagggagaggaggggcagaATGAGGAAGGGGCTGTTCGCTCTCCCTCCAACAGTTCCTAG